A DNA window from Helianthus annuus cultivar XRQ/B chromosome 15, HanXRQr2.0-SUNRISE, whole genome shotgun sequence contains the following coding sequences:
- the LOC110912153 gene encoding LRR receptor-like serine/threonine-protein kinase ERL1, which translates to MENASLCAVMAVLVVLSPYTTSSPITDEGKALMAIKASFSNVVNVLLDWDEDQNDDLCSWRGVMCNNISTTVVALNLSNLNLGGEISPSIGDLRNLLTVDLQGNKLTGQIPDEIGSCVNLVLLDLSDNLLYGDIPFSISKLKRLELLNLKNNQITGPIPSTLTQIPNLKTLDLAQNQLTGEIPRLIYWNEVLQYLGLRGNSLTGTLSADMCQLTGLWYFDVRGNNLTGTIPDSIGNCTSFEILDISYNQITGEIPYNIGFLQVATLSLQGNKLTGKIPEVIGLMQALAVLDLSENELVGPIPAIFGNLSFTGKLYLHGNRLTGPIPPELGNMTKLSYLQLNNNQLTGGIPAELGNLDQLFELNLALNNLEGPIPERLSSCTALNQLNVHGNLLNGSIPSGFRHLESLTYLNLSSNKFKGSIPFQLGRIINLDTLDLSSNQFSGLVPASIGDLEHLLTLNLSRNNLEGPIPQEFGNLRSVQIIDMSFNKLHKGIPIEMGQLQNVIHLILNDNDLTGGIPNQLSNCFSLVSLNVSYNNLSGVVPDSKTFSRFPPDSFLGNPLLCGNWSGSICDPYSPKQRVIFSRTAIVCMTLGFVVLVVMVALTILRTSKPRQYMKEPSKGSQGPPKLVVLHMDMAIHTYDDILRITENFNEKYIIGYGSSSTVYKCVLKNSRPIAIKRLYTQYQHNFQEFETELETVGSIRHRNLVSLHGYSLSPTGNLLFYDYMPNGSLWDLLHGPSKKVKLDWESRHKIAIGAAQGLAYLHHDCNPRIIHRDVKSSNILLDENFEAHLSDFGIAKSLPTTKTYASTYVLGTIGYIDPEYARTSRLTEKSDVYSFGIVLLELLTGKKAVDNESNLHQLILSKADDNTIMEAVDPEVSVTCMDLSHVRKTFQLALLCTRRHPSERPTMHEVAGILQSLLPAAKKPSSVGEKKTGYTELHSKQQQRQHEDDENSSDAQWFFRFRELVSNNTF; encoded by the exons ATGGAGAATGCTTCATTGTGTGCTGTCATGGCGGTTTTGGTTGTTCTGTCTCCGTATACGACGTCGTCTCCGATAACTGATGAAG GGAAGGCGTTAATGGCGATTAAAGCGTCGTTTAGTAATGTTGTTAACGTGTTGCTGGATTGGGATGAGGATCAGAATGATGATCTTTGTTCGTGGAGAGGGGTTATGTGTAATAATATCAGCACAACTGTGGTTgcttt gaaTCTGTCTAATCTGAACCTCGGTGGGGAAATTTCACCTTCGATTGGGGACTTGAGGAATCTGCTAACTGT AGATTTACAGGGGAACAAGCTAACCGGACAAATCCCGGATGAAATCGGCAGCTGTGTAAACCTTGTGCTGCT TGACTTATCTGATAATCTGCTGTACGGAGACATACCCTTCTCCATCTCGAAGCTCAAGCGACTTGAATTATT GAATCTGAAGAACAACCAAATTACAGGCCCCATCCCTTCAACACTGACTCAAATTCCCAACCTTAAAACACT TGATCTGGCACAAAATCAGCTGACTGGTGAGATACCCAGATTAATATACTGGAATGAAGTATTACAATATCT CGGCTTGCGAGGCAATTCGTTAACCGGGACTCTGTCTGCTGATATGTGCCAGTTAACTGGCCTTTGGTATTT TGATGTTCGGGGAAATAACTTGACCGGCACTATCCCAGATAGCATCGGTAACTGTACTAGCTTTGAGATATT AGATATATCTTACAATCAGATCACCGGTGAAATCCCATACAATATCGGGTTTCTTCAAGTGGCAACCTT GTCCCTTCAAGGTAACAAGTTGACGGGAAAAATTCCGGAAGTCATTGGTCTTATGCAAGCTCTTGCTGTCTT GGATCTAAGTGAGAACGAATTAGTCGGACCGATCCCGGCAATCTTTGGCAACTTATCATTCACAGGCAAACT GTATCTACATGGGAACCGACTTACGGGACCGATTCCACCCGAGCTCGGCAACATGACAAAGCTTAGTTATCT GCAGTTGAACAATAATCAGCTGACCGGTGGAATTCCTGCTGAACTCGGGAATCTGGATCAACTTTTTGAATT AAATCTTGCACTCAACAATCTTGAAGGGCCCATTCCCGAACGGCTTAGCTCTTGCACTGCGTTAAATCAACT CAATGTGCATGGAAACTTGCTCAATGGTTCCATTCCTTCCGGCTTTCGCCATCTAGAAAGCTTAACTTATTT GAATCTTTCATCGAATAAATTTAAGGGAAGTATACCATTTCAGCTTGGGAGGATAATCAATCTGGATACATT GGATCTTTCGAGCAATCAATTCTCGGGATTAGTTCCTGCATCCATCGGTGATTTGGAGCATCTTTTGACCCT gAATTTAAGCCGTAATAACCTTGAGGGTCCAATACCTCAAGAATTTGGGAATCTAAGAAGCGTTCAAATTAT TGACATGTCGTTTAACAAACTCCACAAGGGTATTCCGATCGAAATGGGCCAGTTACAAAACGTTATCCATCT AATCTTGAACGACAACGATCTCACCGGGGGGATACCGAACCAACTATCCAACTGTTTCAGTCTAGTAAGCCT AAATGTTTCTTACAACAACCTTTCCGGGGTGGTACCCGATAGTAAAACATTTTCTCGCTTTCCACCGGATAG CTTTCTTGGAAATCCGTTGTTATGCGGAAACTGGTCAGGTTCCATATGCGACCCGTATTCACCAAAACAAAGAG TTATATTTTCAAGAACCGCAATTGTTTGCATGACACTAGGCTTTGTGGTCCTTGTTGTGATGGTGGCATTAACGATTTTACGAACAAGCAAGCCGAGACAATATATGAAAGAACCAAGCAAGGGTTCGCAAG GACCTCCGAAACTTGTGGTTCTACACATGGATATGGCGATTCACACCTACGATGATATCTTAAGAATCACCGAGAATTTCAACGAAAAATACATAATTGGATATGGATCTTCGAGCACTGTTTACAAATGTGTGTTAAAGAATTCCCGACCCATTGCGATTAAGCGTCTTTACACCCAATACCAGCACAACTTTCAAGAGTTCGAGACCGAGCTTGAAACCGTTGGAAGCATTCGGCACCGTAACCTCGTGAGTTTGCATGGTTATTCACTTTCACCCACTGGAAACCTTCTCTTTTATGACTACATGCCAAATGGTTCTCTATGGGATCTTCTTCATG GACCGTCAAAGAAGGTGAAACTTGATTGGGAATCGCGTCACAAGATCGCGATCGGGGCTGCACAAGGACTAGCGTATCTTCACCATGATTGCAACCCGAGAATCATCCACAGAGATGTGAAGTCGTCGAATATATTGCTAGACGAGAACTTTGAAGCTCATCTCTCGGATTTCGGCATTGCGAAATCTCTACCGACGACCAAAACGTACGCGTCAACTTATGTTCTTGGGACCATTGGCTACATTGACCCGGAATACGCCAGGACCTCTCGACTTACTGAAAAATCGGATGTCTATAGTTTCGGTATCGTTCTGTTGGAGCTCTTAACGGGGAAAAAAGCTGTCGATAACGAGTCCAACTTGCATCAACTG ATATTGTCAAAGGCGGATGATAATACGATAATGGAAGCAGTTGATCCGGAAGTTTCCGTTACATGCATGGATCTATCTCATGTTCGAAAGACGTTTCAACTCGCGTTGTTATGCACGAGGCGTCACCCTTCTGAGAGACCTACGATGCATGAAGTTGCGGGTATTCTGCAGTCGTTACTCCCAGCTGCTAAAAAGCCGAGTTCGGTTGGCGAGAAAAAGACAGGATATACAGAGCTTCATTCTAAGCAGCAGCAGCGGCAGCACGAGGATGATGAGAATTCGTCTGATGCTCAGTGGTTCTTCAGGTTCCGTGAACTTGTATCCAATAATACATTTTAG